In Streptomyces alboniger, the following are encoded in one genomic region:
- a CDS encoding NAD(P)/FAD-dependent oxidoreductase yields the protein MAENTDVVVIGGGYAGVMAANRLTLRGDVTVTLINPRPDFVHRIRLHQLVGGTGDAVVGFREVLSERVRLTVDSVARIDTAGRSVALASGGTVGYDYLIYAVGSGSADPGVPGAAEFAHPLADLEEAERLRPVLDDAPATAPVTVVGAGPTGIETAAELAEAGRAVTLVCGGVLGPYLHTKGRRSVATRLARLGVTVLDGSGTKVTAVTRDAVRLADGRELPSRVTVWTAGFGVPDLAARSGLSTDALGRLLTDETLTSVDDERVVAAGDSAAPSGLPLRMSCQAAMPLGARAADTVISRIAGERPADLKQSFVAQCISLGRSDGIFQFANRSDVAVGFHIDGGLGAKAKEAVCKGVLKHLADEAGKPGSYRLHRVPGDARRRHLLRAGHGGTPVAVERTA from the coding sequence ATGGCTGAGAACACCGATGTGGTCGTGATCGGCGGCGGTTACGCCGGCGTGATGGCGGCCAATCGTCTGACGCTGCGCGGCGACGTGACCGTGACGCTGATCAACCCGCGCCCGGACTTCGTCCACCGGATCCGCCTGCACCAGCTGGTGGGCGGGACCGGCGACGCGGTCGTCGGCTTCCGCGAGGTCCTGAGCGAGCGCGTCCGGCTGACCGTCGACTCCGTGGCGCGGATCGACACGGCGGGCCGCAGCGTGGCGCTGGCGTCGGGCGGCACGGTCGGCTACGACTACCTGATCTACGCGGTGGGCAGCGGCAGCGCCGACCCCGGCGTGCCCGGAGCCGCCGAGTTCGCCCACCCCCTCGCGGACCTGGAGGAGGCGGAGCGGCTGCGGCCGGTCCTCGACGACGCGCCCGCGACGGCCCCGGTGACGGTCGTCGGAGCCGGTCCGACCGGCATCGAGACCGCCGCCGAGCTGGCGGAGGCGGGCCGCGCCGTGACCCTGGTCTGCGGCGGCGTACTCGGCCCGTACCTGCACACCAAGGGCCGCCGGTCGGTGGCCACGCGGCTGGCGCGGCTCGGGGTGACCGTGCTCGACGGTTCCGGTACGAAGGTGACGGCGGTGACCCGCGACGCCGTACGGCTCGCCGACGGCCGCGAGCTGCCGAGCCGCGTCACCGTCTGGACCGCCGGTTTCGGCGTGCCGGACCTGGCCGCCCGCAGTGGGCTGAGCACCGACGCCCTGGGCCGCCTGCTCACGGACGAGACGCTGACCAGCGTGGACGACGAGCGCGTCGTAGCGGCCGGGGATTCGGCGGCGCCGTCGGGTCTGCCCCTGCGGATGAGCTGCCAGGCCGCGATGCCGCTGGGCGCGCGGGCCGCCGACACGGTGATCAGCCGGATCGCGGGTGAGCGGCCGGCGGATCTCAAGCAGTCGTTCGTCGCCCAGTGCATCAGCCTGGGCCGCAGCGACGGCATCTTCCAGTTCGCCAACAGGTCCGACGTGGCGGTGGGGTTCCACATCGACGGTGGCCTCGGCGCGAAGGCCAAGGAGGCCGTGTGCAAGGGCGTCCTCAAGCATCTGGCCGACGAGGCGGGCAAGCCCGGTTCGTACCGCCTGCACCGCGTCCCGGGAGACGCCAGGCGCCGCCACCTGCTCCGGGCCGGACACGGCGGGACGCCGGTGGCCGTTGAGCGGACGGCCTGA
- a CDS encoding acyl-CoA dehydrogenase family protein: protein MAGSADFDLYRPSEEHDMLRDAIRSLAEAKIAPFAAAVDEEARFPQEAHDALVANDLHAVHVPESYGGAGADALATVIVIEEVARVCASSSLIPAVNKLGSLPVILSGSEELKKKYMGPLAAGEGMFSYCLSEPDAGSDAAGMKTKAVRDGDFWVLNGVKRWITNAGVSEYYTVMAVTDPTKRSKGISAFVVEKSDEGVSFGAPEKKLGIKGSPTREVYLDNVRIPADRMIGEEGTGFATAMKTLDHTRITIAAQALGIAQGALDYAKGYVQERKQFGKPIADFQGVQFMLADMAMKIEAARQLTYAAAAKSERGDKDLTFQGAAAKCFASDVAMEVTTDAVQLLGGYGYTRDYPVERMMRDAKITQIYEGTNQVQRIVMARNLP from the coding sequence TTGGCCGGATCGGCTGATTTCGACCTGTACCGCCCGTCCGAGGAGCACGACATGCTCCGGGACGCGATCCGCTCGCTGGCCGAGGCGAAGATCGCGCCGTTCGCCGCCGCGGTGGACGAGGAGGCCCGCTTCCCGCAGGAGGCCCACGACGCGCTCGTCGCGAACGACCTGCACGCCGTGCACGTCCCGGAGAGCTACGGCGGCGCGGGCGCCGACGCCCTGGCGACCGTCATCGTGATCGAGGAGGTGGCGCGCGTCTGCGCCTCGTCCTCCCTCATCCCGGCCGTGAACAAGCTCGGTTCGCTGCCCGTCATCCTCTCCGGCTCCGAGGAGCTGAAGAAGAAGTACATGGGCCCGCTCGCCGCCGGAGAGGGCATGTTCTCGTACTGCCTCTCCGAGCCGGACGCCGGTTCGGACGCGGCGGGCATGAAGACCAAGGCCGTCCGCGACGGCGACTTCTGGGTCCTCAACGGCGTGAAGCGCTGGATCACCAACGCGGGCGTCTCCGAGTACTACACGGTCATGGCCGTCACCGACCCGACCAAGCGGTCGAAGGGCATCAGCGCCTTCGTCGTCGAGAAGTCCGACGAGGGCGTCTCCTTCGGCGCCCCGGAGAAGAAGCTCGGCATCAAGGGCTCCCCCACCCGCGAGGTCTACCTCGACAACGTCCGCATCCCCGCCGACCGCATGATCGGCGAGGAGGGCACGGGCTTCGCGACCGCCATGAAGACCCTGGACCACACCCGCATCACCATCGCGGCCCAGGCCCTCGGCATCGCGCAGGGCGCCCTCGACTACGCCAAGGGCTATGTCCAGGAGCGCAAGCAGTTCGGCAAGCCGATCGCCGACTTCCAGGGCGTGCAGTTCATGCTCGCCGACATGGCGATGAAGATCGAGGCCGCCCGGCAGCTCACGTACGCCGCGGCAGCCAAGTCGGAGCGCGGCGACAAGGACCTCACCTTCCAGGGCGCGGCCGCCAAGTGCTTCGCCTCGGACGTCGCGATGGAGGTCACCACGGACGCGGTCCAGCTCCTCGGCGGCTATGGCTACACCCGTGACTACCCCGTCGAGCGCATGATGCGCGACGCGAAGATCACGCAGATTTATGAAGGTACGAATCAGGTGCAGCGGATCGTGATGGCGCGGAACCTGCCGTAG
- a CDS encoding DUF6879 family protein: MPSSVPSFAELLGQCERSAVHLELRDSYAATERFEAWKRGERIKWEDRESWWHPYDQLIADAVARGVVIRRARVVSEPVSEYIHWELSGDGAVVEDEITADPEAVKLCFAAFETVWERAIPHHQYKV; encoded by the coding sequence ATGCCGTCGAGCGTGCCCAGCTTCGCTGAGCTGCTTGGCCAGTGCGAGCGGTCGGCCGTCCACCTGGAGTTGCGCGACTCGTACGCAGCCACGGAACGGTTCGAGGCGTGGAAGCGTGGGGAGCGGATCAAGTGGGAGGATCGCGAGTCCTGGTGGCATCCCTATGACCAGTTGATCGCTGACGCCGTGGCCAGGGGCGTGGTGATCCGCAGGGCGCGTGTGGTCTCCGAGCCGGTATCGGAGTACATCCACTGGGAGCTCTCAGGTGACGGCGCGGTGGTGGAGGACGAGATCACGGCCGATCCGGAGGCAGTGAAGCTGTGCTTCGCTGCATTTGAAACGGTCTGGGAACGAGCGATCCCGCACCACCAGTACAAGGTCTGA
- a CDS encoding UDP-glucose dehydrogenase family protein: MALKITVIGTGYLGATHAAAMAELGFEVLGLDVVPEKIDMLQRGEVPMYEPGLEELLRKHVAGIEGSSGRLRFTMDWAEVAEFGDVHFICVNTPQKHGEYACDMSYVDSAVESLAKHLNRAALVVGKSTVPVGSADRLAARVLELSPAGGEVELAWNPEFLREGFAVQDTLHPDRIVVGVRGERAEKLLREVYATPVAEGSPFVVTDFPTAELVKTSANSFLATKISFINAMAEVCEAAGGDVVKLAEALGHDDRIGKKFLRAGIGFGGGCLPKDIRAFMARAGELGADQALTFLREIDSINMRRRGQMVEMAREALGGGSFLGKRVAVLGATFKPDSDDVRDSPALNVAGQIHLQGGQVTVYDPKGMVNARRLFPTLAYADTAQDAVRGADVVLHLTEWREFRELDPAELASVAAAPVVLDGRNALDPEVWRAAGWTYRAMGRPAA, translated from the coding sequence ATGGCCCTCAAGATCACCGTGATCGGCACCGGCTATCTCGGCGCCACGCACGCCGCGGCCATGGCCGAACTCGGCTTCGAGGTCCTCGGTCTCGACGTCGTCCCCGAGAAGATCGACATGCTTCAGCGGGGCGAGGTCCCCATGTACGAGCCCGGCCTGGAGGAGCTGCTGCGCAAGCACGTCGCGGGCATCGAGGGCTCCAGCGGGCGGCTGCGCTTCACCATGGACTGGGCGGAGGTCGCCGAATTCGGCGACGTCCACTTCATCTGCGTGAACACCCCGCAGAAGCACGGTGAGTACGCCTGCGACATGTCGTACGTCGACTCGGCGGTGGAGTCGCTGGCCAAGCACCTGAACAGGGCCGCTCTGGTCGTCGGCAAGTCCACCGTCCCGGTCGGCAGCGCGGACCGCCTCGCGGCCCGCGTCCTGGAACTCTCCCCGGCGGGCGGCGAGGTCGAACTGGCGTGGAACCCGGAGTTCCTTCGGGAGGGCTTCGCCGTCCAGGACACGCTGCACCCCGACCGGATCGTGGTCGGCGTACGCGGCGAGCGCGCCGAGAAGCTGCTGCGCGAGGTGTACGCGACGCCGGTCGCGGAGGGCTCGCCGTTCGTCGTCACGGACTTCCCCACGGCGGAACTGGTCAAGACCTCCGCCAACTCCTTCCTCGCCACGAAGATCTCCTTCATCAACGCCATGGCGGAGGTGTGCGAGGCCGCGGGCGGTGACGTCGTGAAGCTGGCGGAGGCGCTCGGGCACGACGACCGGATCGGGAAGAAGTTCCTGCGGGCCGGCATCGGCTTCGGCGGCGGCTGTCTGCCGAAGGACATCCGCGCCTTCATGGCGCGGGCCGGTGAACTCGGCGCGGACCAGGCGCTGACCTTCCTGCGCGAGATCGACTCCATCAACATGCGGCGGCGCGGCCAGATGGTCGAGATGGCGCGCGAGGCGCTGGGCGGCGGGTCCTTCCTCGGCAAGCGGGTCGCGGTGCTCGGCGCCACGTTCAAGCCGGACTCCGACGACGTCCGTGATTCCCCCGCCCTCAACGTCGCGGGACAGATCCACCTCCAGGGCGGGCAGGTGACGGTCTACGACCCCAAGGGCATGGTGAACGCGCGCCGGCTCTTCCCCACGCTGGCGTACGCGGACACGGCACAGGACGCGGTGCGCGGCGCGGACGTCGTGCTGCACCTCACGGAGTGGCGCGAGTTCCGCGAGCTGGATCCGGCGGAACTCGCCTCCGTGGCGGCGGCGCCGGTCGTCCTGGACGGCCGCAACGCGCTCGACCCCGAGGTGTGGCGGGCGGCGGGCTGGACCTACCGAGCGATGGGCAGGCCTGCGGCCTAG
- a CDS encoding helix-turn-helix domain-containing protein: MPPHPSTRVQKAREALAGRLREIRKDAGISGRELAVRCGWSESKSSRIENARTPPSDADIRAWCRACAAGDQAPDLIAANRQSAEAHVEWKRLQRTGLRRLQESTGDLYQQTKSFRVYVSDVIPGFLQTPGYASALLSSIAGFRGTPDDVSEAVEARMWRNEVLRKGEHRFSFVLEESVLRYRLCSAETMAAQLGHLLGVMGLQNVAVGIVPFSEPRAVWPMPTFTIFDEGRVHADTLDAAYTLTQPSQVELYARAFEGLSQQAARGAGARALIADAVASLG; the protein is encoded by the coding sequence ATGCCCCCGCACCCCTCGACACGCGTTCAGAAGGCCCGCGAAGCCCTGGCTGGCCGACTGCGTGAGATCCGGAAGGACGCGGGGATCAGCGGGCGGGAGCTGGCCGTCAGGTGCGGTTGGTCCGAGTCGAAGTCGTCCCGGATCGAGAATGCCAGGACGCCTCCGTCCGATGCCGATATCCGGGCATGGTGCCGGGCCTGTGCCGCCGGGGACCAGGCCCCGGACCTGATCGCGGCCAACCGGCAGTCCGCCGAAGCGCATGTGGAGTGGAAGCGGCTTCAGCGGACTGGCCTCCGGAGGCTCCAAGAGAGCACCGGCGACCTGTACCAACAAACCAAGTCCTTTCGCGTCTACGTATCCGACGTGATCCCTGGCTTCCTTCAGACACCGGGGTACGCCTCCGCCTTGCTGTCCTCCATCGCGGGGTTCCGAGGAACACCGGACGACGTAAGCGAGGCCGTGGAAGCTCGGATGTGGCGTAACGAGGTACTCAGGAAGGGCGAGCACCGATTCTCCTTCGTGCTGGAAGAGTCGGTGTTGCGCTACCGGCTGTGCAGCGCCGAAACCATGGCGGCCCAGCTCGGGCACCTGCTCGGCGTCATGGGCCTTCAGAACGTCGCCGTGGGCATCGTCCCGTTCTCGGAGCCACGGGCCGTGTGGCCCATGCCGACCTTCACGATCTTCGATGAAGGCAGAGTGCACGCGGATACGCTCGACGCCGCTTACACGCTCACGCAGCCCAGCCAGGTCGAGCTTTACGCCCGAGCCTTTGAAGGTCTCTCGCAGCAGGCCGCGCGGGGAGCGGGGGCCCGCGCTCTCATCGCGGACGCAGTGGCCTCCCTGGGCTGA
- a CDS encoding VOC family protein, whose translation MAFAKLGAVVLDCPDPLALAEFYAAVVGGTPTPADEGWVDLAGHGGTPLAFQEAPGFVPPKWPAPDGSQQFHLDLTVEDMDAAEKQALALGATVLDAADRDRNWRVYADPAGHPFCLCAC comes from the coding sequence ATGGCTTTCGCCAAGCTCGGTGCCGTCGTCCTGGACTGTCCCGACCCGCTCGCCCTCGCGGAGTTCTACGCCGCGGTCGTCGGCGGCACCCCCACCCCCGCCGACGAGGGCTGGGTCGACCTCGCCGGCCACGGCGGCACGCCGCTGGCCTTCCAGGAGGCCCCCGGGTTCGTACCGCCGAAGTGGCCCGCGCCCGACGGGTCGCAGCAGTTCCACCTGGATCTCACAGTGGAAGACATGGACGCCGCGGAGAAGCAGGCCCTGGCGCTCGGCGCGACGGTCCTGGACGCCGCCGACCGCGACCGCAACTGGCGGGTTTACGCCGATCCGGCAGGGCACCCGTTCTGCCTCTGCGCCTGCTGA
- a CDS encoding dipeptidase, with product MTSLDEARALLADFPVVDGHNDLPWALREKAGYDLDRLDIAADQTGSLHTDIARLRAGGVGAQFWSVYVRTDLAGDAAVSATLEQIDCVERLLARHPADLARALTAADMEQARSEGRVASLMGAEGGHSINNSLATLRALHALGVRYMTLTHNDNIAWADSATDEPGVGGLSPFGHEVVREMNRTGMLVDLSHVAATTMRAALATSVAPVIFSHSSARAVCDHPRNIPDDVLEKLPANGGVAMVTFVPKFVLQAAVDWTVAADENMRAHGFHHLDTTPEAMKAHAAFEESTPRPLATAATVADHLDHMREVAGIDHIGIGGDYDGTAFTPDGLDDVAGYPNLIAELLDRGWSKPDLAKLTWQNAVRVLGAAEDVARDVQSRRGPSIATLEQLDG from the coding sequence ATGACTTCCCTCGACGAAGCACGCGCCCTGCTCGCCGACTTCCCCGTCGTCGACGGCCACAACGACCTGCCGTGGGCCCTGCGTGAGAAGGCGGGCTACGACCTGGACCGCCTCGACATCGCGGCGGACCAGACGGGCAGCCTGCACACGGACATCGCCCGGCTCCGGGCGGGCGGTGTCGGCGCGCAGTTCTGGTCGGTGTACGTGCGGACGGATCTGGCGGGCGACGCGGCGGTCAGCGCGACGCTCGAACAGATCGACTGCGTCGAGCGGTTGCTGGCCCGCCACCCCGCGGACCTGGCTCGCGCGCTGACCGCGGCGGACATGGAGCAGGCGCGCTCCGAAGGGCGTGTCGCCTCCCTGATGGGAGCCGAGGGCGGTCATTCGATCAACAACTCCCTCGCCACGCTGCGGGCGTTGCACGCGCTGGGCGTCCGCTATATGACGCTCACGCACAACGACAACATCGCGTGGGCGGACTCTGCGACGGACGAGCCGGGCGTCGGGGGCCTGTCGCCCTTCGGCCACGAGGTCGTACGCGAGATGAACCGCACCGGCATGCTGGTCGACCTCTCCCACGTGGCGGCGACGACGATGCGGGCGGCACTGGCCACCTCGGTCGCCCCGGTGATCTTCTCGCACTCGTCGGCGCGGGCGGTGTGCGACCACCCGCGCAACATCCCCGACGACGTCCTGGAGAAGCTGCCCGCCAACGGCGGCGTGGCGATGGTGACGTTCGTACCGAAGTTCGTGCTCCAGGCGGCGGTCGACTGGACGGTGGCCGCAGACGAGAACATGCGCGCGCACGGCTTCCACCACCTCGACACGACGCCCGAGGCGATGAAGGCCCACGCGGCCTTCGAGGAGTCGACGCCCCGCCCCCTCGCGACGGCGGCCACGGTCGCCGACCACCTCGACCACATGCGCGAGGTGGCGGGCATCGACCACATCGGCATCGGCGGCGACTACGACGGCACGGCGTTCACCCCGGACGGCCTGGACGACGTGGCGGGCTACCCGAACCTCATCGCGGAACTGCTCGACCGCGGCTGGTCGAAGCCCGACCTGGCCAAGCTGACGTGGCAGAACGCGGTACGGGTACTGGGCGCGGCCGAGGACGTGGCGAGGGACGTGCAGTCCCGCAGGGGCCCGTCCATCGCGACGCTGGAACAGCTGGACGGCTGA
- a CDS encoding RNA polymerase sigma-70 factor, protein MSDRPADPATETFVAHRNLLFTVAYEMLGSAADAEDVLQETWLRWVGVDQEQVDDERAYLVRITTRQALNRLRTMKRRKEAYVGQWLPEPLLTAPDVAEDVLLAESVSMAMMLVLETLSPTERAVFVLREAFDIGYEEIAAAVDKSPAAVRQIAHRARRHVDARRPRQKVSPRRAQAALEAFQRALDTRDMQGLLDVLAPEVVLVSDGGGIKRAALRPVVGADKVARFYLGGTARAGVTITTEPTVANGSPALLVRLDGELDGVLAAHVEDARITGLYYVRNPEKLSRVASETRLTRWG, encoded by the coding sequence ATGAGTGACCGCCCCGCCGACCCCGCGACCGAGACGTTCGTCGCCCACCGCAACCTCCTCTTCACCGTCGCCTACGAGATGCTCGGCTCGGCGGCCGACGCGGAGGACGTCCTCCAGGAGACCTGGCTGCGGTGGGTCGGGGTCGATCAGGAGCAGGTGGACGACGAGCGCGCCTACCTCGTCCGGATCACGACCCGGCAGGCGCTCAACCGGCTGCGCACCATGAAGCGCCGCAAGGAGGCGTACGTCGGCCAGTGGCTGCCCGAGCCGCTGCTCACCGCGCCGGACGTGGCCGAGGACGTCCTGCTGGCCGAGAGCGTGTCGATGGCGATGATGCTCGTCCTCGAAACGCTGTCGCCGACCGAGCGCGCCGTCTTCGTGCTGCGCGAGGCGTTCGACATCGGCTACGAGGAGATCGCGGCGGCCGTCGACAAGAGTCCGGCCGCGGTCCGCCAGATCGCGCACCGCGCCCGCCGGCACGTCGACGCCCGCCGCCCGCGCCAGAAGGTCTCCCCGCGCCGGGCCCAGGCGGCCCTTGAGGCGTTCCAGCGTGCGCTGGACACCAGGGACATGCAGGGCCTCCTCGACGTGCTGGCACCCGAGGTCGTCCTCGTGAGCGACGGCGGCGGCATCAAGCGGGCCGCGCTGCGGCCGGTCGTGGGCGCCGACAAGGTGGCGCGCTTCTACCTCGGCGGTACCGCCAGGGCCGGAGTCACGATCACCACCGAGCCCACCGTGGCCAACGGCTCCCCCGCGCTCCTCGTGCGCCTGGACGGCGAACTCGACGGCGTCCTGGCGGCCCACGTCGAGGACGCGCGCATCACTGGCCTCTACTACGTACGCAACCCGGAGAAACTGTCGCGTGTGGCGTCGGAAACGCGGCTGACGCGCTGGGGATAA
- a CDS encoding CGNR zinc finger domain-containing protein — protein sequence MNDRAPAPGGLALIQELVNSLDLESGADRLDTEEGRNAFGLAPGDVAAARELRESLRAACLAHAGHPAHAPVRELSELLAAGPLLVKVDGASGAASLAPADGSALTARVASAIAEALVSGTWLRLKACEAVTCRWAYYDRSPAGRSRWCDMGVCGARAKMRAYRARKSASSPPDRPG from the coding sequence ATGAACGACAGAGCACCCGCGCCGGGAGGGCTCGCACTGATCCAGGAGCTGGTGAACTCACTGGACCTGGAGTCGGGCGCCGACCGCCTGGACACCGAGGAGGGGCGCAACGCCTTCGGGCTCGCCCCGGGGGACGTGGCCGCGGCGCGCGAACTCCGGGAGTCCCTGCGGGCGGCCTGCCTCGCGCACGCCGGGCACCCGGCACACGCCCCGGTGCGGGAGCTGAGCGAACTCCTCGCGGCGGGGCCACTGTTGGTGAAGGTGGACGGCGCGTCCGGCGCGGCGTCGCTCGCCCCCGCGGACGGTTCGGCCCTCACCGCGCGGGTGGCCTCGGCGATCGCCGAGGCGCTCGTCTCCGGTACGTGGCTGCGACTCAAGGCGTGCGAGGCGGTGACCTGCCGCTGGGCCTACTACGACCGCAGCCCGGCCGGGCGGAGCCGGTGGTGCGACATGGGGGTGTGCGGGGCCCGCGCCAAGATGCGGGCGTACCGCGCACGGAAGTCGGCGTCGTCCCCGCCGGACAGGCCAGGCTAG
- a CDS encoding glycine-rich domain-containing protein, giving the protein MHDVRALLTPAAFGGVVATVIDNNPGMEEATAERIVVEALKFMDAAAQFPTVKITPSNVVDEGWHALILHTNLYEKLCARLGRFVHHWPERPDEERHHEHALTRTVAIVEQAGHTLDSELWTGPTEALVSVAANCSHTPKPGGCGPINPGKCASHCSGGGGS; this is encoded by the coding sequence ATGCACGATGTACGCGCATTACTCACCCCTGCCGCGTTCGGGGGTGTCGTCGCAACCGTCATCGACAACAACCCCGGCATGGAGGAGGCTACGGCCGAGCGGATCGTGGTGGAAGCGCTCAAGTTCATGGACGCCGCCGCGCAGTTCCCGACCGTCAAGATCACGCCCTCCAACGTGGTGGACGAGGGATGGCACGCGCTGATTCTGCATACAAACCTGTACGAGAAGCTGTGCGCGCGTCTGGGGCGGTTCGTGCATCACTGGCCCGAGCGTCCCGACGAAGAGCGGCACCATGAACACGCGCTCACACGTACGGTGGCCATCGTCGAGCAGGCCGGGCACACCCTGGACAGCGAACTGTGGACGGGCCCGACCGAGGCCCTGGTATCGGTGGCGGCGAACTGCTCCCACACACCCAAGCCCGGCGGTTGCGGCCCGATCAATCCGGGCAAGTGCGCTTCGCACTGCTCGGGCGGTGGCGGTAGCTAG